Proteins encoded in a region of the Trypanosoma brucei gambiense DAL972 chromosome 11, complete sequence genome:
- a CDS encoding nucleobase transporter, putative, (fragment): SMEDTYESGLTQSYIYFSLGLLIMAGTLAMALCLRYNSYAQEHVAEYRMLKLQEQGVDAESQNDENEPVAEGKGEGEGKSEGAMTTAEQLTATAVMPVARIIRMMLVTVFCGFFLTLFIFPSLIIPIDRDHNWFATIAILLYNCGDAIGRFSTSFKCVWPPRRALLYATFARFIFVLPFMLCIYQYIPGHVGPYIFSFLLGLTNCVGAMSMVYGPITPGLETAGQKLMAGQLMGISLLSGIAAASVLAMIVVVFLP, translated from the coding sequence TCGATGGAAGATACCTATGAGTCCGGGCTGACGCAGTCatacatttatttttcacttggTCTACTGATAATGGCGGGTACACTTGCGATGGCTCTCTGTCTACGATATAATTCCTACGCGCAGGAGCACGTTGCTGAGTACCGTATGCTCAAACTACAAGAACAAGGAGTAGATGCTGAGTCTCAAAATGATGAGAATGAACCCGTGGCTGAAGGtaaaggtgaaggtgaaggtaAGAGTGAGGGTGCCATGACGACAGCAGAGCAACTGACGGCAACTGCTGTTATGCCCGTAGCGAGGATAATCCGTATGATGTTAGTGACAGTCTTCTGCGGCTTCTTCCTCACCTTATTTATCTTCCCCAGTCTTATTATTCCCATCGATCGTGACCACAATTGGTTTGCGACAATTGCCATTCTGCTATACAACTGTGGGGATGCTATTGGACGTTTCTCCACCTCGTTCAAGTGCGTTTGGCCGCCCCGCCGTGCTCTGCTGTACGCCACCTTCGCCCGCTTCATTTTTGTTCTGCCCTTCATGTTATGCATTTACCAATACATCCCTGGCCATGTCGGTCCGTATATCTTCTCGTTTCTCCTTGGCCTGACCAACTGTGTGGGTGCCATGTCGATGGTGTATGGCCCAATAACCCCTGGTCTTGAGACTGCGGGTCAGAAATTGATGGCTGGACAGTTGATGGGGATTTCGCTGCTTTCTGGAATTGCCGCTGCATCTGTGCTTGCGATGATTGTGGTTGTCTTCCTACCATGA